Proteins encoded in a region of the Mariprofundus ferrinatatus genome:
- a CDS encoding NAD+ synthase, which translates to MKLLIAQIAPRVGDLEGNVRLIHEALREAEHQGCDLAVFPELTVTGYPPEDLLKRPAFMIAVDKAVGQVIAGTSAVCAVFGAPRRDGESLRNSVLLAQNGKLLGVYDKQRLPNYGVFDEQRYFSAGNGTNAVVEVNGHRIGVGICEDLWHDDLARRQAEMDCDLWVNLNASPFHTNKQLEREALVRRRAMQFGVPLVYVNPVGGQDEIVFDGGSHVVDGAGDLVLRAPLFESWVGTVDTESEEGRIISPLPEAIEQVHRALVMGVRDYVHRNGCRQVVIGLSGGIDSALTAVIAVQALGAENVLGVLLPSRYSSDHSISDAEALVANLGIEAVTLPIASGVSAAEDILADTFAEWGKSEADVTEENIQARIRGLLLMAISNKTGRMLLTTGNKSEMAVGYATLYGDMAGGFAVLKDVYKTQAFELSRWINRSEEVIPWNTISKPPSAELRPDQKDSDSLPDYEVLDAILKANIEERLGVDEIAARGYNRAEVERVVRMLQLAEYKRRQAPPGVKITERAFGRDRRYPITHHFYEWEK; encoded by the coding sequence ATGAAGCTGTTGATTGCCCAGATAGCCCCCAGAGTCGGTGATCTTGAGGGTAATGTCCGCCTGATACATGAGGCGTTGCGGGAGGCTGAGCATCAAGGGTGCGATCTGGCTGTTTTCCCGGAATTGACTGTTACCGGCTATCCGCCTGAAGACCTTCTCAAACGACCGGCATTTATGATCGCCGTGGATAAAGCGGTTGGGCAGGTGATTGCAGGCACATCTGCCGTATGCGCTGTATTTGGTGCCCCCCGTCGTGACGGAGAGTCGCTGCGCAACTCGGTGCTGTTGGCGCAGAACGGCAAACTGCTGGGTGTTTATGACAAACAGCGATTGCCCAACTACGGCGTTTTCGATGAGCAGCGGTATTTCTCCGCAGGCAATGGCACGAATGCGGTTGTGGAGGTGAACGGCCACAGGATTGGCGTTGGCATCTGTGAGGACCTTTGGCACGACGATCTGGCCAGGCGGCAGGCCGAAATGGATTGTGACCTATGGGTCAATCTCAATGCTTCCCCTTTTCATACCAATAAGCAGCTGGAGCGCGAAGCGCTGGTCAGACGCCGGGCAATGCAATTCGGCGTGCCGCTTGTCTATGTGAATCCGGTGGGTGGCCAGGATGAGATCGTATTTGATGGCGGCTCCCATGTGGTGGATGGTGCAGGAGATCTGGTTCTGCGTGCCCCCCTGTTCGAGAGCTGGGTCGGCACTGTCGATACCGAATCAGAGGAGGGGAGGATCATAAGCCCGCTTCCTGAAGCCATTGAGCAGGTGCACAGGGCACTGGTGATGGGGGTGCGCGACTACGTACACCGCAATGGATGCAGACAGGTGGTGATCGGCCTCTCGGGCGGTATTGATTCGGCACTGACTGCGGTGATCGCTGTGCAGGCGCTTGGCGCTGAGAATGTACTGGGTGTGCTGCTTCCCTCACGTTATTCGAGTGATCACTCGATTTCGGATGCCGAAGCCCTGGTCGCCAATCTTGGCATTGAAGCGGTTACACTGCCGATTGCCTCAGGAGTATCTGCCGCTGAAGATATTTTGGCCGACACCTTTGCCGAATGGGGCAAGAGTGAAGCGGATGTGACCGAGGAGAACATCCAGGCGCGCATCCGGGGTTTGCTGCTGATGGCGATCTCCAATAAAACCGGGCGCATGCTGCTGACTACCGGCAACAAGTCGGAGATGGCGGTTGGATATGCCACCCTCTACGGCGATATGGCCGGTGGCTTCGCCGTTCTCAAGGATGTCTATAAGACACAGGCCTTTGAACTTTCCCGCTGGATCAACCGGAGTGAAGAGGTGATTCCGTGGAATACAATTAGCAAGCCTCCATCGGCGGAGCTTCGCCCCGATCAGAAGGATTCCGACTCACTGCCCGATTACGAGGTGCTCGATGCAATCCTGAAGGCGAATATCGAGGAGCGGCTGGGCGTGGATGAAATTGCTGCGCGAGGTTATAATCGGGCGGAAGTTGAGCGTGTGGTACGTATGCTGCAGCTGGCGGAGTACAAGCGCAGGCAGGCGCCACCGGGTGTGAAAATTACCGAACGTGCCTTTGGCCGCGATCGTCGTTACCCGATCACACACCACTTTTATGAGTGGGAGAAATAA
- the queA gene encoding tRNA preQ1(34) S-adenosylmethionine ribosyltransferase-isomerase QueA — translation MQVSDFDFELPEYLIAKRPLEARDASRLLCIPEDGGALVDSMIRDLPLLVKPGDVWVLNDTRVIPARLVGNKPSGGRVEILLLEPAGENNVWLAWGKSNKPLKPGTIVVFSDSFSAEVLTRDGKNVEVLLCADDVPAAIESHGHMPLPPYIDRPDSREDRERYQTVFARHAGAVAAPTAGLHLTSELMAAMQQAGATFAHVTLHVGPGTFQPVQVDDVNSHVMHEEAYIVPEQTAETVNRAKAEGRRIVAVGTTSLRTLEAASAAGELKAGAGRTSIFIYPGYHFRTVDALLTNFHLPKSTLIMLVAALAGRARVLDAYTHARESGYRFYSYGDAMFVPKLSDA, via the coding sequence ATGCAGGTCAGCGATTTCGATTTCGAGCTTCCGGAATATCTAATAGCCAAAAGGCCGTTAGAGGCACGTGATGCCTCGCGCCTTCTCTGTATCCCCGAAGATGGCGGCGCGCTTGTCGACTCAATGATCCGCGATCTTCCGCTGCTGGTGAAGCCGGGTGATGTCTGGGTGCTGAACGATACCCGCGTGATTCCCGCCCGGCTGGTTGGCAATAAGCCGAGCGGCGGCAGGGTGGAGATACTGCTGCTGGAGCCTGCCGGCGAGAACAATGTCTGGCTCGCCTGGGGTAAATCGAACAAGCCGCTGAAGCCGGGCACCATCGTTGTGTTTTCAGACAGTTTCAGTGCTGAGGTGCTCACGCGTGATGGCAAGAATGTTGAGGTGCTGTTGTGTGCCGATGATGTGCCGGCCGCCATTGAATCGCATGGTCACATGCCGCTTCCCCCCTATATTGACAGGCCTGATTCCCGGGAGGACCGTGAACGTTACCAGACCGTGTTTGCCAGGCATGCCGGCGCTGTGGCGGCGCCAACTGCCGGGCTGCATCTGACTTCAGAGTTGATGGCGGCCATGCAGCAGGCGGGAGCAACCTTTGCCCATGTGACACTGCATGTCGGCCCAGGCACCTTTCAGCCGGTTCAGGTTGATGATGTGAACAGCCATGTGATGCATGAAGAGGCGTATATTGTGCCCGAGCAGACGGCCGAGACAGTCAATCGTGCCAAGGCGGAGGGGCGACGTATCGTGGCTGTGGGTACCACCTCCCTGCGTACGCTGGAGGCTGCCTCCGCTGCAGGGGAGCTGAAAGCAGGTGCGGGGCGTACTTCCATCTTTATCTATCCCGGTTACCATTTCCGCACTGTGGACGCACTGCTGACCAATTTTCATTTGCCGAAATCGACCCTGATCATGCTGGTGGCCGCACTTGCCGGTCGTGCAAGGGTGCTGGATGCCTACACCCATGCAAGGGAGTCCGGTTACCGCTTCTACTCCTATGGCGATGCGATGTTCGTGCCGAAGTTGTCTGACGCATGA
- the rpiA gene encoding ribose-5-phosphate isomerase RpiA, with protein MTQDEMKRKVAEAALAYVKPGTIVGVGTGSTANMFIDALAGMKDEILGAVASSDATAERLAGHGIPVLDLNDALTRVDTLSVYIDGADEFDPERNLTKGGGGALTREKIVAAASSQFICIVDESKKVEYLGAFPLPIEVIPMARELVAFEAAKLGGRPVLREGFTTDNGNIIIDVHDLKIYEARKMEDHLNSIPGVVTNGIFSHQGADIVLMGTPAGVVSL; from the coding sequence ATGACCCAGGACGAAATGAAACGGAAAGTAGCTGAAGCAGCGCTGGCATATGTGAAGCCGGGTACGATTGTCGGTGTTGGTACCGGCTCTACCGCCAATATGTTTATTGATGCGCTGGCGGGTATGAAGGATGAAATTCTCGGCGCAGTCGCAAGCTCCGACGCCACTGCGGAACGGTTGGCCGGGCACGGAATTCCGGTTCTCGACCTCAATGATGCCCTGACGAGGGTGGATACTTTGTCCGTCTATATTGATGGCGCAGACGAATTCGATCCTGAGCGCAACCTGACCAAGGGCGGGGGCGGTGCCCTGACGCGCGAGAAGATCGTCGCGGCAGCCTCTTCACAGTTCATCTGTATCGTTGATGAGAGCAAAAAGGTCGAGTATCTGGGCGCATTTCCGCTGCCGATCGAGGTGATTCCGATGGCGCGTGAGCTGGTTGCATTTGAGGCGGCCAAGCTAGGCGGCAGGCCTGTATTGCGTGAAGGTTTCACGACCGATAACGGTAACATCATTATCGATGTGCATGACCTTAAGATTTATGAGGCCCGTAAGATGGAGGATCACCTCAACAGTATTCCGGGCGTGGTTACCAACGGTATCTTCTCGCATCAGGGGGCTGACATCGTTCTGATGGGTACACCTGCAGGCGTCGTTAGCCTCTGA
- a CDS encoding Crp/Fnr family transcriptional regulator, translating into MAIDISWLEKNILKREVTAAERSALDCITVSNFSAGEKIITEGQAGGTLEIMRSGKAKVEDNNRYEGRVILAEIESGTIFGELSFLNSKRKSADVTALEDCVVYDLKQEDFTELMKNHHELAYTILTAIMDRQTSIIMSQRVTLAPLLRNLKEKAKKLPLFIKVAPVVFIILYILAFFYISYKDFDYSN; encoded by the coding sequence ATGGCAATTGATATTTCATGGCTGGAAAAGAACATACTGAAAAGAGAGGTCACGGCGGCTGAACGCAGCGCCCTTGACTGCATAACCGTCTCCAACTTTTCTGCCGGAGAGAAGATCATTACCGAGGGGCAGGCCGGTGGCACGCTAGAGATCATGCGCTCCGGCAAGGCCAAGGTTGAGGATAATAACCGCTACGAGGGCCGCGTCATTCTCGCCGAGATCGAATCCGGAACCATTTTCGGCGAACTCAGCTTCCTGAACAGCAAGCGCAAGAGTGCCGACGTAACCGCCCTCGAAGATTGCGTGGTTTACGATCTTAAACAGGAAGATTTCACCGAACTGATGAAGAATCATCATGAACTGGCCTACACCATCCTTACCGCCATCATGGATCGCCAGACCAGTATCATTATGTCCCAGCGCGTCACGCTCGCACCGCTGCTGCGCAACCTGAAAGAGAAGGCCAAGAAGCTGCCGCTGTTTATCAAGGTGGCCCCGGTTGTCTTTATCATCCTATATATACTGGCCTTCTTCTACATCTCCTACAAAGACTTCGATTACAGCAACTAA
- a CDS encoding GNAT family N-acetyltransferase produces the protein MIHRILDKSKQKEVEELFTSVFTSSEGEKEGKLIGSLSLQLASNIDNKEIICIGAYEDETLIGCIFFTRLHFSKPILVYMLAPVAVSAEHQGKGIGQALINYGLDELKRRAANVAVTYGDPSFYSKVGFQALSENVIKAPLKLSMPFGWLGQSLTGEPIPTISKRPLCVKEFIDPVYW, from the coding sequence ATGATTCATCGAATCTTGGACAAATCAAAACAAAAAGAGGTAGAAGAGCTATTCACTTCTGTATTCACCTCATCAGAGGGCGAAAAGGAAGGAAAATTGATTGGCAGCCTTTCTTTACAGTTGGCATCAAACATCGACAATAAAGAAATAATCTGTATCGGCGCATACGAAGATGAAACACTCATCGGTTGTATTTTTTTCACTCGCCTTCATTTTAGTAAGCCTATTCTGGTTTACATGCTCGCCCCAGTTGCAGTGAGCGCTGAACATCAGGGCAAAGGAATCGGTCAGGCTTTAATCAATTACGGGCTTGATGAACTGAAAAGGCGCGCTGCTAATGTTGCTGTTACATATGGAGATCCATCCTTTTATTCAAAGGTAGGGTTTCAGGCGCTTTCAGAAAATGTAATTAAGGCTCCGCTAAAGCTCTCAATGCCTTTTGGCTGGCTTGGGCAGTCTTTAACGGGAGAGCCAATTCCTACTATCAGTAAACGTCCCCTGTGCGTTAAGGAATTCATTGACCCCGTCTATTGGTAA
- a CDS encoding DUF1801 domain-containing protein — protein sequence MTSSNNEQVQSFLDDIIVSDPDKSDIIEKLRKVVFQTDSNINERMMYGGIMLSLERDFGGIFAYKNHVSFEFSFGASLDDPSNILEGGGKFRRHIKIHGLADIEAKKVASFVKQALELSINS from the coding sequence ATGACAAGTTCAAATAATGAACAGGTTCAGAGTTTTCTGGACGATATTATTGTCAGCGATCCTGATAAATCAGATATCATAGAGAAACTTCGCAAAGTCGTATTCCAGACTGATTCGAATATCAATGAGCGAATGATGTATGGCGGCATAATGCTCTCTCTAGAAAGGGATTTTGGAGGTATCTTCGCTTACAAAAACCATGTCTCGTTCGAATTTTCTTTCGGAGCCAGCTTGGATGATCCAAGCAACATACTGGAGGGAGGTGGTAAGTTTCGCCGCCATATAAAAATCCACGGCTTGGCTGATATTGAGGCCAAGAAAGTAGCGTCTTTTGTTAAACAGGCATTAGAGCTATCGATAAACAGCTAA
- the rsgA gene encoding ribosome small subunit-dependent GTPase A has product MPDVSALIQLGWKPYYQQQLTLEEWESATMGRVISQERGVIHVQTSEGRRSIHISKGMPAFAVGDWVVLDASGKFIRLLERLSLFSRKAAGTKVSTQLIASNIDTVFIVSSMNQDFNLNRIERYLALANEAGVEPVIILTKLDTCEDPDQYIEQINAMDRFLETVAVNSLDSDSVRKLDAWCAEGKTLAFLGSSGVGKSTLINTLLGEHVQHTSSIREDDAKGRHATTSRSIHMLPSGGLLLDTPGMRELQLAGCEQGVDETFREIGELAGQCRFKNCQHENEPGCAVRAAIESGDLDGRRLANYLKLMKEQELNAATLAEKRAKEREFGRYIHAYKKSKSGKK; this is encoded by the coding sequence TTGCCAGATGTCAGTGCACTGATTCAGTTGGGTTGGAAGCCATATTACCAGCAACAGCTCACGCTTGAGGAGTGGGAAAGCGCCACAATGGGGCGAGTGATCTCGCAGGAAAGAGGCGTAATCCATGTGCAGACTTCAGAGGGCAGGAGATCGATTCATATCTCTAAAGGTATGCCTGCGTTCGCGGTCGGCGACTGGGTTGTACTCGACGCATCGGGAAAATTTATCCGTCTGCTCGAGAGGCTTTCGCTTTTTTCCCGCAAGGCCGCCGGCACGAAGGTTTCAACTCAATTGATTGCTTCCAATATCGATACGGTGTTTATCGTCAGCTCCATGAATCAGGATTTCAACCTCAATCGTATTGAACGCTACCTGGCGTTGGCCAATGAGGCAGGCGTTGAGCCTGTAATTATCCTGACAAAACTTGATACCTGCGAAGATCCGGATCAATACATAGAACAGATAAATGCGATGGATCGGTTTCTTGAAACAGTTGCCGTGAACAGCCTTGATTCGGACAGTGTGCGCAAGCTGGATGCCTGGTGCGCAGAAGGGAAAACACTCGCCTTTCTTGGCTCGTCCGGTGTTGGCAAATCAACACTGATCAACACCCTGCTTGGAGAGCATGTCCAACATACCAGTTCTATCCGGGAAGATGATGCAAAGGGTCGCCACGCCACGACATCGCGATCCATTCACATGCTCCCCTCGGGCGGACTTCTGCTCGATACGCCTGGTATGCGGGAACTTCAACTGGCCGGCTGCGAGCAGGGGGTCGATGAAACCTTCCGCGAAATCGGTGAGCTTGCCGGGCAGTGCAGGTTTAAGAACTGCCAGCATGAGAATGAGCCCGGATGTGCCGTCCGTGCTGCAATTGAATCAGGGGATCTGGATGGGCGGCGCCTTGCCAATTACCTGAAGCTGATGAAAGAGCAGGAGCTGAATGCCGCCACCCTGGCGGAGAAAAGGGCGAAAGAGAGGGAGTTCGGGCGTTACATACATGCCTACAAAAAGTCTAAGTCAGGTAAAAAATAA
- a CDS encoding metallophosphoesterase: MSLLLHISDSHLYEDPAGELKGVRPRDSYASVLKAAHDRFPNPDAVVLGGDMAQDEAAATYRKVAEMLPWRVPVMISPGNHANISVLKASLIPALEEHSVYSDHLQLEHWQVITLNSHRPGSIAGFLRLSELNRLRALLQTGGDKHTLIALHHPPLDVGSRWLDAIGLENRDEFWELIADFPQVRVILAGHIHQAFDTFHDGVRVLGSPSTCIQFKRRSDDFGMDDISPGYRWIRLMDNGQIQTAVERINGFIPPDLNNIEPY, from the coding sequence GTGAGCCTGCTGTTGCACATCTCTGATTCGCATCTCTATGAAGATCCGGCTGGCGAGTTGAAAGGGGTGCGTCCACGTGACAGCTATGCGTCTGTGCTTAAGGCTGCACATGATCGCTTCCCCAATCCCGATGCGGTCGTGCTCGGAGGCGACATGGCGCAGGATGAGGCTGCTGCCACGTATCGGAAGGTGGCTGAGATGCTTCCATGGCGTGTGCCTGTGATGATCTCTCCCGGCAACCATGCCAATATTTCCGTTCTCAAGGCGTCGCTGATCCCGGCCCTGGAAGAGCACTCCGTTTATAGCGACCATCTGCAGCTTGAGCACTGGCAGGTGATTACGCTCAATTCGCACAGGCCGGGAAGCATTGCCGGATTCTTGCGTCTCAGTGAGCTCAACCGTTTGCGTGCGCTGCTGCAGACCGGTGGTGACAAGCACACGCTGATCGCACTGCATCATCCTCCGCTCGATGTGGGCAGTCGCTGGCTGGATGCCATCGGGCTTGAGAACAGGGATGAGTTTTGGGAACTGATTGCTGATTTTCCGCAGGTCAGGGTAATCCTTGCCGGGCATATTCATCAGGCATTCGATACTTTCCATGACGGGGTTCGGGTGCTCGGATCCCCATCGACATGTATCCAGTTTAAACGCAGGAGTGATGATTTCGGCATGGATGATATCTCCCCGGGCTATCGCTGGATAAGGTTGATGGATAATGGCCAGATTCAGACAGCGGTGGAGCGCATTAACGGGTTTATTCCACCGGACCTGAACAACATCGAACCCTATTGA
- a CDS encoding response regulator: MSDQSDSAATVMAPEQEKATILVVDDTPENIDVLRGILRSEYKVKVAINGEQALKLCFSDSPPDLILLDIMMPGMDGYEVCRRLKESPRSEGIPVIFVTAMNETRDEVQGFEVGAVDYINKPITPAIVHARVRTHLKLRSAYRFIRDTFGRYLSEEIVDSLIDSPHGLKLGGEKRDVTVLMSDLRGFTSIGERLPAETVVDMINIYLGEMTEVIQKHMGTIDEFIGDAILAIFGAPIEREDDALRAVRCAVEMQQTMERVNGRYVELGYPALQMGIGINSGAAIVGNIGSKKRSKYAVVGRVVNTASRIESYTVGGQILISEETRDACAVEVRIDDELKVTPKGISEEMTIFDIGGVYGDEPLLLPEKVDEPLVEPAYPLDVQVCRLEGKFAREPFGGKILRLSHSVFEMQLEKESTPLTSLKVILPDGISELYVKTMPSRSDDPYRVHVRVSYMPEEAEAFVSRLLTEVGQ, translated from the coding sequence ATGAGCGACCAATCGGATAGCGCTGCAACGGTGATGGCGCCGGAGCAGGAGAAGGCAACCATTCTGGTTGTTGATGACACCCCTGAGAATATTGATGTGTTACGCGGTATTTTGCGGTCGGAATATAAGGTCAAGGTGGCGATCAACGGAGAGCAGGCACTGAAACTCTGCTTCTCTGATTCACCGCCCGATCTGATCCTTCTCGATATCATGATGCCGGGCATGGATGGCTACGAAGTGTGCAGGCGATTGAAGGAGAGCCCGCGCAGCGAGGGGATTCCGGTGATCTTCGTGACTGCGATGAATGAGACCCGCGACGAAGTTCAGGGCTTTGAAGTGGGGGCTGTCGATTATATCAATAAACCGATCACGCCCGCGATCGTGCATGCGCGGGTGCGAACCCACCTGAAGCTCAGATCCGCTTACCGGTTTATTCGCGACACCTTCGGTCGTTACCTTTCAGAGGAGATTGTCGACAGCCTGATCGATTCGCCGCACGGCCTGAAGCTTGGTGGTGAAAAGCGTGATGTGACCGTACTGATGTCCGATCTCAGGGGCTTTACCTCGATCGGGGAGCGGCTGCCCGCCGAAACCGTGGTCGATATGATCAATATCTATCTCGGTGAGATGACCGAGGTGATCCAGAAACATATGGGCACCATCGATGAGTTTATCGGCGATGCCATCCTGGCCATCTTCGGCGCACCGATTGAGCGTGAGGATGACGCGCTGCGAGCGGTGCGCTGTGCGGTGGAGATGCAGCAGACGATGGAGAGGGTGAACGGGCGATACGTGGAGCTTGGGTATCCGGCACTGCAGATGGGAATCGGAATCAACAGCGGTGCAGCCATCGTCGGCAATATCGGCTCGAAAAAGCGCAGTAAGTACGCCGTGGTCGGCAGGGTGGTGAATACCGCATCGAGGATCGAGTCCTATACCGTAGGGGGGCAGATCCTGATTTCCGAAGAGACGCGCGATGCTTGTGCGGTTGAGGTGCGCATCGACGATGAGCTGAAGGTAACACCGAAGGGTATCAGCGAGGAGATGACCATCTTCGACATCGGCGGTGTTTATGGGGATGAACCGTTGCTGCTGCCGGAAAAAGTCGATGAGCCATTGGTCGAGCCCGCTTACCCGCTGGATGTGCAGGTGTGCCGGCTTGAGGGCAAGTTTGCACGCGAACCGTTTGGTGGGAAAATACTCAGGCTGAGCCATTCGGTGTTCGAGATGCAGCTAGAGAAGGAGAGCACGCCGCTTACCAGCCTGAAGGTGATACTGCCGGATGGCATATCCGAGTTATATGTCAAAACGATGCCCTCCCGTTCAGATGACCCATACAGGGTGCATGTCCGGGTGAGTTATATGCCGGAGGAGGCGGAGGCTTTTGTTAGCAGGCTTCTCACGGAGGTGGGGCAGTGA
- the nadC gene encoding carboxylating nicotinate-nucleotide diphosphorylase has protein sequence MQTNNSQLIQTALAEDAAFNDLTGMATIAADAVGSARISAKASGTLSGITLADEVFATVDAAIGRNWHRNDSEQVNAGDIICELTGPLRALLAAERTALNFLQHLSGIATATRAFVEAVNGTGCKVADTRKTTPGLRRLEKQAVLHGGGINHRIDLESGMLIKENHIEACGSISSAIRACREESSGIWVEVECETMDEVEEAVSALPDIILLDNMTPETVAVARTLVPASIILEASGNITLANARSYAETGIDRIAIGAITHSAPALDLSMRITGRQS, from the coding sequence ATGCAGACGAATAACAGCCAACTCATCCAGACCGCACTTGCCGAAGATGCCGCCTTCAACGACCTGACAGGCATGGCCACTATCGCTGCGGATGCGGTTGGCAGCGCCCGTATCAGCGCCAAGGCATCGGGCACACTCTCGGGCATCACCCTTGCCGACGAGGTGTTTGCCACTGTTGATGCCGCAATCGGCCGCAACTGGCATCGCAATGATTCTGAGCAGGTGAATGCCGGGGATATTATCTGTGAACTCACCGGCCCGCTTCGCGCCCTGCTGGCTGCCGAACGCACGGCGCTCAACTTCCTGCAGCACCTCTCAGGCATTGCCACCGCCACCCGTGCTTTTGTCGAGGCGGTAAACGGCACCGGCTGCAAAGTGGCCGATACGCGCAAAACGACGCCGGGGCTGCGCCGGCTTGAAAAACAGGCAGTGCTTCACGGTGGCGGCATCAACCACCGCATTGACCTTGAGAGCGGCATGCTGATCAAGGAGAATCATATCGAGGCGTGCGGCTCGATCAGCAGTGCGATTCGCGCCTGCAGGGAAGAGAGCAGCGGCATCTGGGTCGAGGTTGAGTGCGAAACCATGGATGAGGTAGAGGAGGCGGTATCTGCCCTCCCGGACATTATCCTGCTCGACAACATGACTCCTGAAACCGTTGCTGTTGCCCGCACTCTCGTGCCCGCATCAATCATCCTCGAGGCCTCAGGCAACATCACCCTTGCCAACGCCCGCAGCTATGCCGAAACCGGCATCGACCGCATCGCCATCGGCGCCATTACCCACTCGGCCCCTGCGCTCGACCTCTCCATGCGCATTACCGGCAGACAGTCGTGA
- a CDS encoding biotin--[acetyl-CoA-carboxylase] ligase codes for MNAVREKILARLDASPEPVSGDMLAKELGLSRTGIWKHIEQLRKSGADIVAHSGQGYSLASEVFSSGVLAGRCNGKRIGRQILVLDETDSTNRDAMAEAEKGAEEGLVIISRRQRAGKGRLGRRWHTVADSLACSVLLRPDLPPEQVPQLSLLTSVALHDGLGDFAQDLRIKWPNDILHRNAKLAGILTEMRAEPGRVHSVVLGFGINLGAPVEGWPSDITQRATDLFTISGSRASRLDVAAAVINALDYWYDIYLEQGFAPVHAAWWRAHAASGQKVRVHNGKDYIDGIATALDQDGALLLKTIRGTERIIAGDLELR; via the coding sequence GTGAACGCTGTCCGCGAAAAGATTCTGGCAAGGCTTGATGCAAGTCCGGAACCGGTCTCCGGAGACATGCTTGCCAAAGAGCTGGGGCTGTCGCGCACCGGCATCTGGAAACATATCGAACAGCTTCGCAAGAGTGGTGCAGATATCGTGGCCCACTCGGGACAGGGGTATTCGCTTGCATCGGAAGTGTTCAGCAGCGGCGTGCTGGCTGGACGCTGTAACGGAAAGCGGATAGGCCGCCAGATCCTGGTACTCGACGAGACCGATTCAACCAACCGCGATGCCATGGCTGAGGCGGAAAAAGGGGCTGAAGAGGGACTGGTCATAATTTCACGGCGGCAGCGTGCCGGCAAAGGGCGCCTCGGGCGCCGCTGGCATACCGTGGCCGATTCGCTCGCATGCAGCGTACTGCTTCGCCCCGACCTGCCGCCGGAACAGGTGCCGCAACTCTCGCTGCTCACCTCGGTTGCCCTGCATGACGGACTGGGTGATTTCGCGCAGGATCTTCGCATCAAGTGGCCGAACGACATTCTTCATCGCAATGCCAAACTGGCCGGTATTCTCACCGAGATGCGCGCCGAACCGGGGCGCGTTCATTCGGTCGTGCTCGGCTTCGGCATCAACCTCGGGGCCCCCGTCGAGGGGTGGCCCTCCGACATCACCCAGAGAGCCACCGACCTCTTCACCATATCCGGCAGCAGAGCATCGCGGCTCGATGTCGCTGCTGCAGTGATCAATGCGCTGGACTACTGGTACGACATCTATCTGGAGCAGGGTTTTGCCCCCGTTCATGCCGCCTGGTGGCGAGCGCATGCCGCATCAGGACAGAAGGTGCGCGTCCACAACGGCAAAGATTACATCGATGGCATCGCCACGGCGCTGGATCAGGATGGCGCCCTGCTGCTGAAGACAATCCGCGGCACAGAGCGCATCATTGCGGGCGACCTGGAGTTAAGATGA